In Magnetospirillum sp. XM-1, a single window of DNA contains:
- a CDS encoding cupin, with protein MSPPPAAGSLIQPLPDAFDAEVFDALLDGGKFRLLRIVSNGQATPEGQWLDQDDDEWVLLVAGAAMLLIEGEETGRGMVPGDWLLLPAHCRHRVDWTDPDQPTVWLALHRDAG; from the coding sequence ATGAGCCCGCCGCCCGCCGCCGGAAGCCTGATCCAGCCTTTGCCGGATGCTTTCGACGCCGAGGTGTTCGACGCCCTGCTGGACGGCGGCAAATTCCGTCTGCTGCGCATCGTTTCAAATGGTCAGGCTACGCCCGAGGGCCAGTGGCTGGACCAGGACGACGACGAATGGGTTCTGCTGGTGGCCGGCGCCGCCATGCTCCTCATCGAAGGCGAGGAGACGGGGCGGGGCATGGTTCCCGGCGACTGGCTGCTGCTTCCCGCCCATTGCCGCCACCGGGTGGACTGGACCGACCCGGACCAGCCCACCGTGTGGCTGGCCCTGCACCGGGACGCGGGTTAA
- a CDS encoding amidohydrolase family protein has protein sequence MRRIILALIVVLLADGPGRAADLPLFDAHIHFSHDARATLSAEEAAARLRRAGVTRALVSSSDDAGTQALATAAPDLVVPALRPYRKRGELTSWLRDPGNIAYVEGLLARNRYVAIGEFHVDGADADLPNVRRLVDLARSHDLFLIAHSDANAVERLFRHDPRARVLWAHAGFERPETVADMMRRHKALWADLSFRYEVARDGKVAPGWLAVFGEFPDRFMVGTDTYTPERWKDVESHAAWARSWLRTLAPDLAEAIAHGNAERLVRMSSATSR, from the coding sequence ATGCGGCGGATCATCCTGGCCCTGATCGTGGTCTTGCTGGCGGATGGTCCTGGGCGGGCGGCGGATTTGCCGCTGTTCGACGCCCACATCCATTTCAGCCACGACGCCCGCGCCACCCTTTCCGCCGAGGAGGCGGCGGCCCGGCTGCGCCGCGCCGGAGTGACCCGGGCGCTGGTCTCCAGTTCCGACGATGCCGGCACCCAGGCCTTGGCAACGGCGGCGCCCGATCTGGTGGTGCCGGCGCTCAGGCCCTACCGCAAGCGGGGCGAGCTGACCTCGTGGCTGCGCGATCCCGGCAACATCGCCTATGTGGAGGGCCTGCTGGCCCGCAACCGCTATGTGGCCATCGGCGAGTTCCATGTGGACGGGGCCGATGCCGACCTGCCCAACGTGCGCCGCCTGGTGGACCTGGCGCGGAGCCACGATCTGTTCCTGATCGCCCATTCCGACGCCAACGCGGTCGAGCGGCTGTTCCGCCACGATCCCCGGGCCCGGGTGCTGTGGGCCCATGCCGGCTTCGAGCGGCCCGAGACGGTGGCCGACATGATGCGCCGCCACAAGGCCCTGTGGGCCGACCTGTCGTTCCGCTACGAGGTGGCCCGGGACGGCAAGGTGGCGCCCGGCTGGCTGGCGGTGTTCGGCGAATTCCCGGACCGCTTCATGGTCGGCACCGACACCTACACACCCGAGCGCTGGAAGGACGTGGAAAGCCACGCCGCCTGGGCGCGGTCCTGGCTGAGGACCTTGGCGCCCGATCTGGCCGAGGCCATCGCCCACGGCAACGCCGAACGGCTGGTCAGGATGTCTTCGGCAACGTCACGGTGA
- the plsY gene encoding glycerol-3-phosphate 1-O-acyltransferase PlsY, with amino-acid sequence MIPLILAALGGYLLGSVPFGLVLTRLAGLGDIRQIGSGNIGATNVLRTGRKGLALATLLLDGGKGAIAVGLVWVLLGRDLVPVAGFAAVLGHNFPVWLGFKGGKGVATTIGTMLAAAWPVGLACIATWLVSAALFRISSLSALIALAASPGFALYLAGPEYALMAAGLAVMGFYRHKANIIRLIRGEEPRIGGKKKDAGEG; translated from the coding sequence ATGATCCCCCTCATCCTCGCCGCCCTGGGCGGCTATCTGCTGGGCTCCGTTCCCTTCGGTCTAGTCCTGACCCGTCTGGCGGGCTTGGGCGACATCCGACAGATCGGCTCGGGCAATATCGGCGCCACCAACGTGCTGCGCACCGGCCGCAAGGGCCTGGCGCTCGCCACTCTTCTGCTGGACGGCGGCAAGGGGGCCATCGCCGTCGGGCTGGTCTGGGTCCTGCTGGGCCGGGATCTGGTGCCGGTGGCGGGCTTCGCCGCCGTGCTGGGCCACAATTTTCCCGTCTGGCTGGGCTTCAAGGGCGGCAAGGGCGTCGCCACCACCATCGGCACCATGCTGGCCGCCGCCTGGCCGGTGGGGCTGGCCTGCATCGCCACCTGGCTGGTGAGCGCGGCGCTGTTTCGCATCTCGTCCCTGTCGGCGCTGATCGCCCTGGCGGCCTCGCCCGGCTTCGCCCTCTATCTGGCCGGTCCCGAATATGCCCTGATGGCCGCCGGTCTGGCGGTGATGGGCTTTTACCGCCACAAGGCCAACATCATCCGCCTGATCCGGGGCGAGGAGCCCCGAATCGGGGGCAAGAAGAAGGACGCGGGCGAAGGATGA
- a CDS encoding aspartate carbamoyltransferase catalytic subunit, producing MTNAAFPHRHLLGIQGLAPSEITSLLDLAEGYVEQNRSADKRKNLLRGRTVINLFYENSTRTRTSFELAGKRLGADVINMQSAGSSVQKGETLIDTAMTLNAMHLDVLVVRHPDSGAVKLLSEKVNCAVINGGDGSHEHPTQALLDALAIRRRKGKLSGLTVAICGDVRHSRVARSNIYLLNAMGANVRLIGPRTLMPTAADRMGVEVFHDMRKGLADVDVIMMLRIQNERMSGNFIPSIREYFHFFGLDREKLGLAKPDAVIMHPGPMNRGVEIDSDVADDVERSLIRAQVEMGVAVRMACLDMLTRDLPRSGGAV from the coding sequence ATGACAAATGCCGCCTTTCCGCACCGCCATCTCCTCGGCATCCAGGGCCTGGCCCCGAGCGAGATCACCAGCCTGCTCGACCTGGCCGAGGGCTATGTCGAACAGAACCGCTCGGCCGACAAGCGCAAGAACCTGCTGCGCGGCCGCACCGTCATCAACCTGTTCTACGAGAACTCGACCCGCACGCGCACCAGCTTCGAGCTGGCCGGCAAGCGCCTGGGCGCCGACGTCATCAACATGCAGTCGGCGGGCTCCTCGGTGCAGAAGGGCGAGACCCTGATCGACACCGCCATGACGCTCAACGCCATGCACCTGGACGTGTTGGTGGTGCGCCATCCGGATTCGGGCGCGGTCAAGCTGTTGTCGGAGAAGGTCAACTGCGCGGTGATCAACGGCGGCGACGGCAGCCACGAGCACCCCACCCAGGCCCTGCTCGACGCCCTGGCCATCCGGCGCAGGAAGGGCAAGCTGTCGGGGCTGACCGTCGCCATCTGCGGCGACGTGCGCCATTCGCGCGTGGCGCGCTCCAACATCTACCTGCTCAACGCCATGGGCGCCAATGTGCGGCTGATCGGCCCGCGCACCCTGATGCCGACGGCGGCCGACCGCATGGGGGTGGAGGTGTTCCACGACATGCGCAAGGGCCTGGCCGACGTGGACGTCATCATGATGCTGCGCATCCAGAACGAGCGCATGAGCGGCAATTTCATCCCCTCCATCCGCGAGTACTTCCACTTCTTCGGCCTGGACCGCGAAAAGCTGGGCCTGGCCAAGCCCGACGCGGTGATCATGCATCCCGGCCCCATGAACCGCGGCGTCGAGATCGATTCCGACGTGGCCGACGACGTGGAGCGTTCGCTGATCCGTGCCCAGGTGGAGATGGGCGTGGCGGTGCGCATGGCCTGCCTCGACATGCTGACCCGCGACCTGCCCCGCTCTGGAGGAGCCGTCTGA
- a CDS encoding PAS-domain containing protein, whose amino-acid sequence MSAGEGRLGLRVRIAVAIAATCLVSIIVVVGYLRHALERQAVAQWGRERGQVAAALAAGFDRSIEEMTGDLRFVASMPAMAELPDLGRVERGLNGIPADADAAKRRILDGLLEDQRFSVLFVLQPSGDHYLSHPFAVQRLLKRFNLADRSYFQDAARTGQPAISDAFIGADGVPAVAIDVPRLDEQGNLILHLGGVIHLPKLTEIFASTILPPFDMGILVDRQGAVIAAAGHGQTADAPDTALAAAAKAFQDSAAAPGRAVVRNYFAQAGNEEVVASFVRLHAGWTVALARPRSSFVDEITPEVTRISTMVGALLLVVSSIGFAIAHHIAGRWEGARRALAAAHGELEARVKERTADLNASRRELSAKSRTLETILDNISQGVSVYDDDLRLVASNRRFAELLRLPPEMTRPGTTLEDYLRFNARRGEYGPGDPEVQVAERVALARSFQPHRFQRQRSDGTALEVIGNPLPSGGFVTTHTDVTEARRAEEALRTLSRAVEQSPVSVVITDPRGNIDYVNPKFVQVCGYTLDEVRGLNPRILKSGLTPDSVYAELWQTIAAGGTWEGEMQNRKKSGELFWERASISPIRSPDGAILHFLAIKEDITARKSAEDALVAALQAAEDANRAKTVFLSHMSHELRTPLTAVLGYTEIMTSEMAGPLPPYHADFVAAIGDSGRHLLSIIDEVLDISRIELGSYRISVASCDLAAIARECVGMLRPQCIAKDIGLDMEMGESVPLVTDSRAVRQIVINLLGNAIKYTEAGGHIRLRVEADAQGVRLTVADTGCGIPADKLSQIFEPFQRVDPLRADPARGVGLGLAICRRIAELLGGTVAIQSEPGKGTTVTVTLPKTS is encoded by the coding sequence ATGAGCGCAGGAGAGGGACGTCTGGGACTGCGGGTCCGTATCGCGGTGGCGATCGCGGCGACCTGTCTCGTCTCGATCATCGTGGTGGTGGGCTACCTCCGCCATGCCCTGGAGCGCCAGGCGGTGGCCCAGTGGGGCCGCGAGCGGGGTCAGGTGGCGGCGGCCCTGGCCGCCGGCTTCGACCGCTCCATCGAGGAGATGACCGGCGACCTGCGCTTCGTCGCCAGCATGCCCGCCATGGCGGAACTGCCCGACCTGGGACGGGTGGAGCGCGGCCTCAACGGCATTCCCGCCGACGCGGACGCCGCCAAGCGCCGCATTCTGGACGGCCTGCTGGAGGACCAGCGCTTTTCCGTGCTGTTCGTGCTGCAACCCAGCGGCGACCATTACCTCAGCCACCCCTTCGCCGTGCAGCGGCTGCTCAAGCGCTTCAACCTCGCCGACCGCAGCTACTTCCAGGACGCGGCCCGCACGGGCCAGCCGGCGATTTCAGACGCCTTCATCGGAGCCGACGGCGTTCCGGCGGTGGCCATCGACGTGCCCCGCCTGGACGAGCAGGGCAACCTGATCCTGCACCTGGGGGGCGTCATCCACCTGCCCAAGCTGACCGAGATCTTCGCGTCCACCATCCTGCCGCCCTTCGACATGGGCATTCTGGTGGACCGCCAGGGCGCGGTGATCGCGGCGGCCGGGCACGGCCAGACGGCTGACGCCCCCGACACCGCCCTGGCCGCCGCCGCCAAGGCCTTCCAGGACAGCGCCGCCGCTCCGGGCCGGGCGGTGGTGCGCAACTATTTCGCCCAGGCCGGCAACGAGGAAGTGGTCGCCTCCTTCGTCCGGCTGCACGCCGGCTGGACGGTGGCGCTGGCGCGGCCCCGCTCCAGCTTCGTCGACGAGATCACGCCCGAGGTGACGCGCATCTCGACCATGGTCGGCGCCCTGCTGCTTGTCGTGTCGTCCATCGGCTTCGCCATCGCCCACCACATCGCCGGGCGCTGGGAGGGGGCGCGGCGCGCCCTGGCCGCCGCCCACGGCGAGTTGGAAGCCCGGGTCAAGGAACGCACCGCCGACCTGAATGCCAGCCGCCGCGAGCTTTCCGCCAAGTCGCGCACCCTGGAAACCATCCTGGACAACATCAGCCAGGGCGTCAGCGTCTATGACGACGACCTGCGCCTGGTGGCCAGCAACCGACGTTTCGCCGAACTGCTGCGCCTGCCGCCCGAGATGACCCGTCCCGGCACCACCTTGGAGGACTACCTCCGCTTCAACGCCAGGCGGGGCGAATACGGCCCCGGCGATCCCGAGGTCCAGGTGGCCGAGCGCGTGGCCCTGGCCCGCAGCTTCCAGCCGCACCGGTTCCAGCGCCAGCGGAGCGACGGCACGGCGCTGGAGGTCATCGGCAACCCCCTGCCCAGCGGAGGCTTTGTCACCACCCACACCGACGTCACCGAGGCCCGGCGGGCCGAGGAGGCGCTGCGCACCCTGTCGCGCGCCGTGGAGCAGAGCCCGGTCTCGGTGGTGATCACCGATCCGCGCGGCAACATCGATTACGTGAACCCGAAATTCGTCCAGGTCTGCGGCTACACCCTGGACGAGGTGCGCGGCCTCAACCCCCGCATCCTCAAATCGGGCCTCACTCCCGATTCCGTCTATGCCGAGCTGTGGCAGACCATCGCCGCCGGCGGGACCTGGGAAGGCGAGATGCAGAACCGCAAGAAAAGCGGCGAGCTGTTCTGGGAGCGGGCCTCGATCTCGCCCATCCGCTCGCCCGATGGCGCCATATTGCACTTCCTGGCGATCAAGGAGGACATCACGGCGCGCAAATCCGCCGAGGACGCCCTGGTCGCCGCCTTGCAGGCCGCCGAGGACGCCAACCGCGCCAAGACCGTCTTCCTGTCGCATATGAGCCACGAATTGCGCACGCCGCTCACCGCCGTGCTGGGCTACACCGAGATCATGACCAGCGAGATGGCCGGTCCCTTGCCGCCCTACCACGCCGACTTCGTGGCCGCCATCGGCGACAGCGGCCGCCATCTGCTGTCCATCATCGACGAAGTGCTCGACATCAGCCGCATCGAGCTGGGCAGCTACCGCATCTCGGTCGCGTCCTGCGACCTGGCCGCCATCGCGCGGGAATGCGTCGGCATGCTGCGCCCGCAATGCATCGCCAAGGATATCGGCCTCGATATGGAGATGGGGGAATCGGTACCGCTGGTCACCGATTCCCGCGCCGTCCGCCAGATCGTCATCAACCTGCTGGGCAACGCCATCAAATACACCGAGGCCGGAGGCCACATCCGCCTGCGCGTCGAGGCCGACGCCCAGGGCGTGCGGCTCACCGTCGCCGACACCGGCTGCGGCATTCCCGCCGACAAGCTGTCGCAGATCTTCGAACCCTTCCAGCGGGTCGACCCGCTGCGCGCCGATCCCGCCCGCGGCGTCGGGCTCGGCCTGGCCATCTGCCGGCGCATCGCCGAATTGCTCGGCGGCACCGTCGCCATCCAGTCGGAACCCGGCAAGGGCACCACGGTCACCGTGACGTTGCCGAAGACATCCTGA
- a CDS encoding dihydroorotase family protein, giving the protein MAARNSSGLVAYVNARLLDPASGLDTRGALLTNGETIADVGPGLFQGGVPSGMEVVDCRGQCLAPGLVDMRVQLREPGEEHKESLKSAGEAAVAGGVTSMVCLPNTDPVIDDVASVEFVARRARKIGLAKVYPYAAATKNLEGKELAEMGMLAEAGALAFTDGVLAVRDAQVMRRALSYAATFGLMIVQHPEEPSLAKGGMMNDGELATRMGLAGISPAAEIIMLERDMRLVEITGGRYHAAHVSTGEGVEIIRKAKAKGLAVTCDTAPPYFALNELAVKDYRTFAKLSPPLRSEADRLAIVAGLQDGTIDAVASDHSPQDQDSKRVPFAVAEFGGVGLETLLPVTLDLVHNGHMSLIQALKLVTCAPSAILGLAAGRLKVGAAADLVLFDPDRGWKVNAKTFHSKSKNSPFDDRPVQGMVMRTIVDGRTVFKHDA; this is encoded by the coding sequence ATGGCCGCCCGCAATTCCTCGGGCCTGGTGGCCTATGTCAACGCCCGCCTGCTCGATCCCGCCTCCGGCCTGGACACCAGGGGCGCCCTGCTGACCAACGGCGAGACCATCGCCGACGTGGGGCCCGGCCTGTTCCAGGGCGGCGTGCCGTCGGGAATGGAAGTGGTGGATTGCCGGGGCCAGTGTCTGGCCCCCGGCCTGGTGGACATGCGCGTCCAGCTGCGCGAGCCGGGCGAGGAGCACAAGGAGAGCCTCAAATCGGCGGGCGAGGCGGCGGTGGCCGGCGGCGTCACCTCCATGGTCTGCCTGCCCAACACCGATCCGGTGATCGACGACGTGGCCTCGGTGGAGTTCGTGGCGCGCCGCGCCCGCAAGATCGGGCTGGCCAAGGTCTATCCCTATGCCGCCGCCACCAAGAACCTGGAAGGCAAGGAACTGGCCGAGATGGGCATGCTGGCCGAGGCCGGCGCCCTGGCCTTCACCGATGGCGTCCTGGCCGTGCGCGACGCCCAGGTGATGCGCCGGGCGCTGTCCTATGCCGCCACCTTCGGCCTGATGATCGTCCAGCACCCCGAGGAGCCGTCCCTGGCCAAGGGCGGCATGATGAACGACGGCGAACTGGCCACCCGCATGGGCCTGGCCGGCATCTCGCCGGCGGCCGAGATCATCATGCTGGAACGCGACATGCGTCTGGTGGAAATCACCGGCGGCCGCTACCACGCCGCCCATGTCAGCACCGGCGAGGGCGTCGAGATCATCCGCAAGGCCAAGGCCAAGGGATTGGCCGTCACCTGCGACACCGCGCCGCCCTATTTCGCCCTGAACGAACTGGCGGTGAAGGATTACCGCACCTTCGCCAAGCTGTCGCCGCCGCTGCGTTCGGAGGCCGACCGTCTGGCCATCGTCGCCGGGCTGCAGGACGGCACCATCGACGCGGTGGCGTCCGACCATTCGCCCCAGGACCAGGATTCCAAGCGGGTGCCCTTCGCCGTGGCCGAATTCGGCGGCGTGGGCCTGGAAACCCTGCTGCCGGTGACGCTGGACCTCGTCCATAACGGCCATATGAGCCTGATCCAGGCCCTGAAGCTGGTGACCTGCGCGCCGTCCGCCATCCTGGGGCTGGCCGCCGGCCGCCTCAAGGTGGGGGCGGCGGCCGATCTGGTGCTGTTCGATCCCGACCGCGGCTGGAAGGTCAACGCCAAGACCTTCCACTCCAAATCCAAGAACTCCCCCTTCGACGACCGCCCGGTACAGGGCATGGTGATGCGCACCATCGTCGACGGCCGCACGGTGTTCAAGCACGATGCTTGA
- a CDS encoding sensor histidine kinase KdpD: MSLDIGTLFLVLVLISAMAGAFAWFLCCGHRPVAGLKSIAWANSLLGLGYLGIWARPLLPPLISLPLANALICAGYLLTLHGIMQFFGKRLHPWLLAALGAAYCAEFAYFFYVAPSYQIRLFCYLVFYALVTMVIVFMVFGEFRRTGFRSHLVAAFVAGMLSVSFLICALLSLSQGPTRDILSPTAINALVVMEQIFFVVGWTMAFTLMISERLGHEKAEAESRNQMKSETLANMSHELRTPLNAIIGFADAIDSRAMGDAPDKYASYVKDILSSGRHLLALINDILDISKIEAGKMELRDEHVAIRPLVSAVLRMAQARADATGVTVTVSLDPAFAVVVGDELRLHQILANLLVNAIKFTPRGGQVELRTRRDSAGGHFIVADSGVGMDAQGIERALTKYCRVETAFTRGTEGIGLGLPLAVALAEAHGGALTIASTPGKGTTVTVTLPPDRCPEAWTDRPALRVLHQT, translated from the coding sequence GTGAGTTTGGATATCGGCACGCTGTTCCTCGTCCTCGTCCTGATCTCGGCCATGGCGGGCGCCTTCGCCTGGTTCCTGTGCTGCGGCCACCGCCCGGTGGCCGGCCTCAAATCCATCGCCTGGGCCAATTCCCTGCTGGGTCTGGGCTATCTGGGCATCTGGGCCCGCCCCCTCCTGCCGCCGCTCATTTCGCTCCCGCTGGCCAACGCCCTGATCTGCGCCGGCTATCTGCTGACCCTGCACGGCATCATGCAGTTTTTCGGCAAGCGCCTGCACCCCTGGCTGCTGGCCGCTCTGGGCGCGGCCTATTGCGCCGAGTTCGCCTATTTCTTCTACGTCGCCCCCTCCTATCAGATCCGGCTGTTCTGCTATCTGGTGTTCTACGCCCTGGTGACCATGGTCATCGTGTTCATGGTTTTCGGCGAATTCCGCCGCACCGGGTTCCGTTCCCATCTGGTGGCCGCTTTCGTGGCCGGCATGCTGTCCGTCTCGTTCCTGATCTGCGCGCTGCTGTCCCTGTCCCAGGGCCCCACCCGCGACATCCTGTCGCCCACCGCCATCAACGCCCTGGTGGTGATGGAGCAGATCTTCTTCGTGGTGGGCTGGACCATGGCCTTCACCCTGATGATCAGCGAACGCCTCGGCCACGAGAAAGCCGAGGCGGAAAGCCGGAACCAGATGAAGTCGGAAACCCTGGCCAACATGAGCCACGAGCTCAGGACGCCGCTCAACGCCATCATCGGCTTCGCCGACGCCATCGACAGCCGGGCCATGGGCGACGCGCCGGACAAGTACGCCTCCTACGTCAAGGACATCCTGTCCTCGGGCCGGCATCTGCTGGCCCTGATCAACGACATCTTGGACATTTCCAAGATCGAGGCCGGCAAGATGGAGCTTCGCGACGAGCATGTGGCCATCCGGCCGCTGGTGAGCGCGGTCCTACGCATGGCGCAGGCACGGGCCGACGCCACCGGGGTGACCGTGACGGTATCCCTGGACCCGGCCTTTGCCGTGGTCGTCGGCGACGAATTGCGGCTGCACCAGATTCTGGCCAACCTGCTGGTCAACGCCATCAAGTTCACCCCACGGGGCGGACAGGTGGAGCTGAGAACCCGCCGGGATTCGGCCGGCGGGCACTTCATCGTCGCCGACAGCGGCGTCGGCATGGACGCCCAGGGAATCGAGAGGGCCCTGACCAAGTATTGCCGGGTGGAAACCGCCTTCACCCGGGGAACCGAGGGCATCGGCCTGGGCCTGCCCCTGGCCGTCGCCCTGGCCGAGGCCCATGGCGGCGCGTTGACCATCGCCAGCACCCCGGGCAAGGGAACCACCGTGACGGTGACCCTGCCGCCCGACCGCTGTCCCGAAGCCTGGACCGACCGACCCGCGTTACGTGTCTTGCACCAGACCTGA
- a CDS encoding EAL domain-containing protein — protein sequence MSLPTEITDFLGILDESPVGVSVSRRRDGKVVFANRRFCEITGMAREQCIGHPARRLFADDAQRHEVVRQLKEAGEIVDADVKFFRVDGSSFWSVLTIRPATLNGEAVNLAWIYDVSKRKLAEQAILDGRALIRAMLDSSTDGIVLLNAQGTILALNAAAAAIFEKSGEDLPGQPAWDHLPDSVATPIRRGIEGVLARGDSVESHHAIGARLFDIHMHPVANAAGHHDRVAMFSRDVTQIHQRRLQLRKLETALEQAPVSVMITDSHGAIEYVNRAFVLVSGYSEDEVLGRNPRLLKSGETVASLYRDMWYCLSNGTTWQGELCNRAKDGSLFWEYATISPIRDDNGAVTHFMAVKENITQRKQAEQLLVHQATHDTLTGLPNRLLLEDRVHHAIEVAKREGRRIGLMFLDLDRFKIVNDSLGHVAGDQLLKVVADRLRHTLRRSDTVARLGGDEFVVVLTHFQSSSELAEVAEKISAALDEPVELAGHKVHVGASIGIALYPEDGDNFNALMKDADTAMYRAKQKGRNTFCFYDSNMNDEALDRLKLEEALRRALVRGEFQLFYQPQVDLQTGQTSGVEALIRWNSPDRGQVSPALFIPVAEESNLISMIGWWVLEESCRQIAAWREEGLSGIKVAVNVSGRQFLNHALVECISDLMAQYGVQPAQLEIELTESTVMAEPERAIEQLNRLREIGIQVSVDDFGTGYSSLSYLKRLPLSTIKVDRSFVRDVNNQSENAAIVSAILGLADALDMSIVAEGVETEGEERHLRDAGCIKVQGFRYAKPMPANQLAGWLQQFQG from the coding sequence ATGTCCCTTCCGACCGAAATCACTGATTTCCTGGGCATTCTCGACGAGAGCCCGGTTGGTGTTTCCGTGTCCCGGCGCAGGGACGGCAAGGTGGTGTTCGCCAACCGTCGCTTTTGCGAGATCACCGGAATGGCACGCGAACAGTGCATCGGCCATCCGGCGCGGCGCCTGTTCGCCGACGACGCCCAGCGCCACGAGGTGGTGCGCCAGCTGAAGGAAGCGGGCGAAATCGTCGACGCCGACGTGAAGTTCTTCCGCGTCGATGGCTCGTCCTTCTGGTCGGTGCTGACCATCCGCCCCGCCACCTTGAACGGCGAGGCGGTGAACCTGGCCTGGATCTACGACGTCAGCAAGCGCAAGCTGGCGGAACAGGCCATCCTGGACGGAAGGGCGCTGATCCGCGCCATGCTGGATTCGTCCACCGACGGCATCGTGCTGCTGAACGCCCAGGGCACCATCCTGGCGCTCAACGCCGCCGCCGCCGCCATCTTCGAGAAAAGCGGCGAGGACCTGCCGGGCCAGCCGGCGTGGGACCACCTGCCGGATTCCGTCGCCACCCCCATCCGCCGCGGCATCGAAGGCGTCCTGGCCCGGGGCGACAGCGTCGAGAGCCACCACGCCATCGGCGCCCGGCTGTTCGACATCCACATGCATCCGGTCGCCAACGCCGCCGGCCACCACGACCGGGTGGCGATGTTCTCGCGCGACGTGACGCAGATCCACCAGCGCCGGCTTCAGCTGCGCAAGCTGGAAACCGCCCTGGAACAGGCGCCGGTCTCGGTGATGATCACCGATTCCCATGGCGCCATCGAATACGTCAACCGCGCCTTCGTGCTGGTGTCCGGCTATTCCGAGGACGAGGTGCTGGGCCGCAATCCCCGCCTGCTGAAATCGGGCGAGACGGTGGCCTCGCTCTACCGCGACATGTGGTACTGCCTGTCCAACGGCACCACCTGGCAGGGCGAGCTGTGCAACCGCGCCAAGGACGGCAGCCTGTTCTGGGAATACGCCACCATCTCGCCCATCCGCGACGATAACGGCGCCGTGACCCATTTCATGGCGGTCAAGGAGAACATCACCCAGCGCAAGCAGGCCGAACAGCTGCTGGTCCACCAGGCCACCCACGACACCCTGACCGGCCTGCCCAACCGCCTGCTGCTGGAGGACCGCGTCCACCACGCCATCGAGGTGGCCAAGCGCGAGGGCCGCCGCATCGGGCTGATGTTCCTCGACCTCGACCGCTTCAAGATCGTCAACGACTCGCTCGGCCACGTGGCCGGCGACCAGTTGCTGAAGGTGGTGGCCGACCGTCTGCGCCATACGCTGAGGCGTTCGGACACGGTGGCGCGCCTGGGCGGCGACGAATTCGTGGTGGTGCTGACCCACTTCCAGAGCAGCAGCGAACTGGCCGAGGTGGCGGAAAAGATCTCCGCCGCCCTGGACGAGCCGGTGGAACTGGCCGGACACAAGGTTCACGTGGGCGCCAGCATCGGCATCGCGCTCTACCCCGAGGACGGCGACAACTTCAACGCCCTGATGAAGGACGCCGACACCGCCATGTACCGGGCCAAGCAGAAGGGCCGCAACACCTTCTGCTTCTACGATTCCAACATGAACGACGAGGCGCTGGACCGCCTGAAGCTGGAGGAGGCGCTGCGCCGCGCCCTGGTCCGGGGCGAGTTCCAGCTGTTCTACCAGCCGCAGGTGGACTTGCAGACCGGCCAGACCAGCGGCGTGGAAGCGCTGATCCGCTGGAACAGCCCCGATCGCGGCCAGGTCTCGCCGGCCCTGTTCATTCCGGTGGCCGAGGAAAGCAACCTGATCTCCATGATCGGCTGGTGGGTGCTGGAGGAATCGTGCCGCCAGATCGCCGCCTGGCGCGAGGAGGGGTTGAGCGGCATCAAGGTGGCGGTCAACGTCTCGGGGCGGCAATTCCTCAACCACGCCCTGGTGGAATGCATCTCCGACCTGATGGCCCAGTACGGCGTCCAGCCCGCCCAGCTTGAGATCGAGCTGACCGAGAGCACGGTGATGGCCGAGCCCGAACGCGCCATCGAGCAGTTGAACCGCCTGCGCGAGATCGGCATCCAGGTCTCGGTGGACGATTTCGGCACCGGCTATTCCAGCCTGTCCTACCTGAAGCGGCTGCCGCTTTCGACCATCAAGGTCGACCGCTCCTTCGTGCGCGACGTCAATAACCAGAGCGAAAACGCCGCGATCGTCTCGGCAATCCTGGGTTTGGCCGACGCGCTGGACATGTCCATCGTCGCCGAGGGCGTCGAAACCGAGGGCGAGGAACGGCACCTCAGGGACGCCGGCTGCATCAAGGTCCAGGGATTCCGCTACGCCAAGCCCATGCCCGCCAACCAGTTGGCCGGCTGGCTCCAGCAATTCCAGGGCTGA